From the Pseudomonas sp. VD-NE ins genome, the window GTACCACGCCGCTGTCGTCTTCCCACCACACGTAAACCTGATCGCCCCAGGTCGGACGCGCGCCACGGCGCTCGGCGTTGGCAACAAACGATTGCACCAGTTTGCCGCTCGGCAACTCAACGTAGAACACCGAGTGCCCGCCGAGGTAGGCGATGTCGTGGACCTTGCCGCTCGACCAGTTGTATTCGCAGGTTGGTTGGTCGGCGGTGACCAGCAGCTTCTCTGGACGAATCGCGTAGGTCACGGACTTGTCTTGCACCGAGGTGCTGATGCCGTGGCCGACGTAGATCTGCCGGTCGAGGTCTTTGCAGGTGATGGTCGCGTGGCCTTCGGCGTCGTCGATCACTTCACCTTCGAAGATGTTGACGTTACCGATGAATTCGCAGACCAGACGGCTGGTCGGGGTTTCGTAGATGTCGATCGGGCTGCCGATCTGCGCGATCCAGCCCAGGTGCATGATCGCGATGCGCTCGGCCATGGTCATGGCCTCTTCCTGGTCGTGGGTCACCATCACGCAGGTCACGCCGACGCGCTCGATGATTTCCACCAGCTCAAGCTGCATCTGCGAACGCAGTTTCTTGTCCAGTGCGCCCATCGGTTCATCAAGCAGCAGCAGCTTCGGCCGCTTGGCCAGCGAACGCGCCAGCGCCACACGCTGACGCTGACCGCCCGACAATTGATGCGGCTTGCGCTTGGCGTACTGGCTCATCTGCACCAGCTTGAGCATCTCGGCCACACGGGCGTCGACTTCAGCCTTGGGAATCTTGTCCTGCTGCAAGCCGAAGGCGATGTTCTGCGCCACGGTCATGTGCGGGAACAAGGCGTACGACTGGAACATCATGTTGATCGGACGCTCGTACGGCGGCATGTCGGTGATGTCGACGCCGTCGAGGAAAATGCGCCCCTCCGTGGGCCGTTCGAACCCTGCCAGCATCCGCAGCAGAGTGGATTTGCCCGATCCCGAACCGCCGAGCAGGGCGAAGATTTCGCCTTTCTTGATTTCCAGGGACACATCGTCCACGGCAATCGTCTCGTCGAATTTCTTCGTGACCCGGTCGATTTTGACCAACACCTGTTTCGGTGTCTGGTCGCCCTCGAGGGCTTTCTTATAGGCGCCGGAGGCAACTGCCATTTACGAAACTCCCAGAAAAAAACAATGCAGTTCGCCCCGCAAGGCGAACCCAGGATAGTGTGTGCCTTACATCCCCGACTTGACCTTGGTCCAGCTGCGGGTCATCAGGCGCTGAATGTTCGGTGGCAACTCGGTCGATACGTAGGCCTTGTCGATAACGGCCTGCGGCGGATACACCGACGCATCGGTACGGATGGATTGTTCCATCAGCTTGTCCGAACCCGGGTTGGGGTTGGCGTAACCCACGTAATCACTGACCTGAGCGATCACCTCAGGTTTCAGCAGATAGTTGATGAAGGCATGAGCCTCCTTCACGTTCGACGAATCCTTGGGGATTGCCAGCATGTCGAACCACAAGGCGCCGCCCTCTTTCGGCACCGAGTAGGCGATGTTCACGCCCTTCTTGGCTTCTTCGGCGCGGTGCTTGGCCTGGAAAATATCGCCGGAGAAACCGATGGCTACGCAGATGTCGCCGTTGGCCAGGTCGCCGATATATTTCGAGGAATGGAAGTAGGTCACGTAAGGACGCACCGCGAGCAGCTTGGCGGTGGCTTTTTCGTAGTCCTTGGGATTGGTGCTGTTGGCGTTCAGGCCCATGTAGTTGAGCACGGTCGGCATCATTTCATCCGCCGAGTCGAGGAATGCCACGCCGCAGCTTTGCAGCTTCTTGATGTTCTCCGGCTCGAACAAAACGCCCCACGAATCGATCTTG encodes:
- a CDS encoding ABC transporter ATP-binding protein, producing MAVASGAYKKALEGDQTPKQVLVKIDRVTKKFDETIAVDDVSLEIKKGEIFALLGGSGSGKSTLLRMLAGFERPTEGRIFLDGVDITDMPPYERPINMMFQSYALFPHMTVAQNIAFGLQQDKIPKAEVDARVAEMLKLVQMSQYAKRKPHQLSGGQRQRVALARSLAKRPKLLLLDEPMGALDKKLRSQMQLELVEIIERVGVTCVMVTHDQEEAMTMAERIAIMHLGWIAQIGSPIDIYETPTSRLVCEFIGNVNIFEGEVIDDAEGHATITCKDLDRQIYVGHGISTSVQDKSVTYAIRPEKLLVTADQPTCEYNWSSGKVHDIAYLGGHSVFYVELPSGKLVQSFVANAERRGARPTWGDQVYVWWEDDSGVVLRS
- a CDS encoding polyamine ABC transporter substrate-binding protein — encoded protein: MPIFSSLRKALLATAGLTIAVGAQAAGTVHIYNWSDYIGETTLADFQKATGIKPVYDVFDSNETLEGKLLAGRTGYDVVVPSNHFLGKQIKAGAFQKLDRAQLPNYANLDPALLKRLEQNDPGNLYAVPYLWGTNGIGYNVDKVKAVLGIDKIDSWGVLFEPENIKKLQSCGVAFLDSADEMMPTVLNYMGLNANSTNPKDYEKATAKLLAVRPYVTYFHSSKYIGDLANGDICVAIGFSGDIFQAKHRAEEAKKGVNIAYSVPKEGGALWFDMLAIPKDSSNVKEAHAFINYLLKPEVIAQVSDYVGYANPNPGSDKLMEQSIRTDASVYPPQAVIDKAYVSTELPPNIQRLMTRSWTKVKSGM